The following proteins are co-located in the Eleginops maclovinus isolate JMC-PN-2008 ecotype Puerto Natales chromosome 1, JC_Emac_rtc_rv5, whole genome shotgun sequence genome:
- the ppardb gene encoding peroxisome proliferator-activated receptor delta b, with the protein MEGTEQRDRVNGYCKSKSPQDTVDVRWTPPEGESGGSDSCGGTSVSEPIDMQELKARESEDEEDKMERDVVSPSKVLKGDQKKKDCLDQENKRSKQNSSAASNYTDLSHTSSPSLSEQLRLGQEDSTGSGISVECKVCGDKASGFHYGVHACEGCKGFFRRTVRMKLEYDRCERSCRIQKKNRNKCQYCRFQKCLSLGMSHDAIRYGRMPEAERKKLVAGMLADEVSLSKPGGSDLKTLAKQVNTAYQKNLIMTKKRARSILSGKTSSNSPFVIYDMDTLWKAESGLVWSQLVPGAPLTKEIGVHVFYRCQCTTVETVRELTEFAKSIPGFVDLYLNDQVTLLKYGVHEAIFAMLPSLMNKDGLLVANGKGFVTREFLRSLRKPFSEIMEPKFEFAVKFNALELDDSDLALFVAAIILCGDRPGLMNVKQVEQSQDNILQALDLHLQANHSDSAYLFPKLLQKMADLRQLVTENVQLVQKIKQTESETSLHPLLQEIYKDMY; encoded by the exons ATGGAAGGTACAGAGCAGCGCGACAGGGTGAATGGCTATTGCAAGTCCAAATCCCCGCAGGACACGGTCGATGTCAGGTGGACACCTCCGGAGGGAGAGTCAGGAGGTTCAGACAGCTGTGGGGGGACAAGTGTGTCGGAGCCGATAGACATGCAAGAGTTAAAGGCCAGGGAAAGTGAAGATGAAGAGGACAAGATGGAGAGGGATGTAGTTTCTCCTTCTAAAGTCCTGAAAGGGGACCAGAAGAAAAAAGATTGTCTGGATCAGGAGAACAAACGCAGCAAGCAAAACAGCAGTGCAGCATCCAACTACACAG ACCTGTCCCATACCTCGTCGCCCTCGCTGTCAGAACAGCTACGTCTTGGCCAAGAAGACAGCACAGGGTCTGGGATCAGTGTGGAGTGTAAAGTCTGCGGGGACAAGGCCTCCGGCTTTCATTACGGTGTGCATGCCTGTGAGGGTTGCAAG GGTTTTTTCCGGCGAACTGTGCGGATGAAACTGGAATATGACCGCTGTGAGCGTTCCTGCCGGATTCAGAAGAAGAATCGTAACAAGTGCCAATATTGTCGCTTCCAGAAGTGCCTGTCTTTGGGAATGTCCCATGACG cgATCCGATATGGACGTATGCCtgaagcagagaggaagaagctgGTGGCAGGCATGCTTGCAGATGAAGTGAGCCTCAGCAAACCAGGTGGCTCCGACCTGAAGACCTTGGCAAAACAAGTCAACACAGCCTACCAGAAAAACCTCATCATGACCAAGAAGAGGGCCCGCAGCATCCTGTCGGGAAAAACCAGCAGCAATTCG CCGTTTGTGATCTACGACATGGACACGCTCTGGAAGGCTGAAAGTGGTTTGGTATGGAGCCAGTTGGTTCCAGGTGCCCCCCTGACCAAGGAGATTGGGGTCCATGTGTTCTACCGCTGCCAGTGCACCACGGTGGAGACTGTGCGAGAGCTCACAGAGTTTGCCAAGAGCATTCCAGGGTTTGTGGACCTCTACCTAAATGACCAG GTTACTTTGCTGAAGTACGGTGTGCACGAGGCTATTTTTGCCATGTTGCCCTCTCTCATGAACAAAGATGGACTGTTGGTGGCAAATGGTAAAGGCTTTGTGACTAGGGAGTTTCTGCGCAGCTTGAGAAAGCCCTTCAGTGAGATCATGGAGCCCAAGTTTGAGTTTGCCGTTAAGTTTAATGCTCTGGAGCTGGATGACAGCGACCTGGCCCTGTTTGTTGCTGCCATCATTCTCTGTGGAG ATCGTCCCGGGCTAATGAACGTGAAGCAGGTGGAGCAGAGTCAAGACAACATCCTCCAGGCCCTGGACCTCCACTTGCAAGCAAACCACTCTGACTCAGCCTACCTCTTCCCGAAGCTGCTGCAGAAGATGGCCGACCTGCGTCAGCTAGTAACTGAGAACGTTCAGCTTGTCCAAAAGATCAAACAGACTGAGTCAGAGACCTCGCTCCACCCCCTACTACAGGAGATCTACAAAGACATGTATTAG